In the genome of Candidatus Bathyarchaeia archaeon, the window GGAGAAAATAAGAAAAGCTGCCGAAATGGTTGTAAAAGCTAATTTTGAAGAAGTTGTTGTTGTCGTCTCAGCAATGGGCGACACGACCAACAACCTAATTAAAATAATCTCGCAAATAGGAGACATAAGTGACAAAGACTATGCCGACATAGTTTCAATGGGCGAAAGAACCAGTGCACGAATATTTTGTTCAGTTCTAAAAGCTTTGGGCGCAGACGCTGTTTATCTTGAGCCAAGCCACGAGGAGTGGCCGATCATAACAGATTCGAACTTTAGAGATGCTAAACCATTTATGGATGAGACTTGCAGGAGAGTAGGCAAGTATGTTGAGCCGCTTATCTCAAAGAGGAAGATAGTTGTTGTCTGCGGCTTTCTGGGAAGGGATAAAGATGGAAATGTAACAACTCTCGGAAGAGGTGGAAGCGATACAACAGCCCTCATACTAGCGAACTGCTTGAAAGCGGATGAAGTTATACTTGTCAAGGAGACTGAAGGAGTCTTGTCAGCTGATCCAAAAATAGTTCAGAACCCGCGGACAATAGATAGAATAGATATTCATGAAATGTTTGCATTAGCTCACGGAGGCGCTAAAATAATTAAGGCTGAAGCCCTAAAGTATAAGCTTCCGGGGCAAAAGCTGAAAGTTATCAGTTTTTCATCGGGGGATCTGAGGTCTCCTGGAACTGAGATAATCGGCGTTTTTAACTCAAACTCTTTCGAGATTAAGGAGAAAGAGGGTTTAGCCGCCATAAGCCTGATATGTGATATAACGCCGGAAAACTTGAGCCAAATATTTGCTATACTTGCCGGAAATGAGATATTTGGGGTTAGTACTGGAAGAAAGTCGATCACAGTATTTGTTATGACGCAGAACCTAAAGGACTTGATGAGTAAGCTGCATGGTTTGAGCGTTATTAAAGCATTGAGCTGCCTAACAAATATTGGGCTCATTGAAGTATCGCACCCAATCTTC includes:
- a CDS encoding aspartate kinase; protein product: MGGRVVVKFGGADLSSGEKIRKAAEMVVKANFEEVVVVVSAMGDTTNNLIKIISQIGDISDKDYADIVSMGERTSARIFCSVLKALGADAVYLEPSHEEWPIITDSNFRDAKPFMDETCRRVGKYVEPLISKRKIVVVCGFLGRDKDGNVTTLGRGGSDTTALILANCLKADEVILVKETEGVLSADPKIVQNPRTIDRIDIHEMFALAHGGAKIIKAEALKYKLPGQKLKVISFSSGDLRSPGTEIIGVFNSNSFEIKEKEGLAAISLICDITPENLSQIFAILAGNEIFGVSTGRKSITVFVMTQNLKDLMSKLHGLSVIKALSCLTNIGLIEVSHPIFVDSPGWIAKIAGALASKNINIIEVTTSKATINIFIDETKIKEAIDVVRDALEA